One Methylocapsa sp. D3K7 DNA window includes the following coding sequences:
- a CDS encoding potassium transporter Kup: protein MGQQIAQQQGSPAPVQQDAGESVVPRKTAFSGLALGSLGVVFGDIGTSPLYALRESLSHIKAAGVTDSGVIGTVSLLVWALFFTVTAKYVLFLMHADNRGEGGILSLMALAQSALGHAVAPVFFLGVAGAALFSGDAIITPAISVLSAIEGLELVTPIFSPYILPATVIILVSLFWAQRRGTARVAAFFGPIMAVFFLVIGILGASHIGDSPRILHAFNPILGLDFLFGHGLLGFVVLGSVFLAVTGAEALYADMGHFGRAPIQTVWILFVLPALSLNYLGQGALVLANPAAVDNPFFLLAPKWALLPLVILATMATVIASQAVITGAFSLVRQAIQLGLLPRMLILHTSETQEGQIFLPRINRLLLIGVLVLVLVFKTSSSLASAYGIAVTGTMVATTSLAFVVVWQCWRWPVWLAAVFVSGFLAIDLAFLTANLMKIVDGGWVPLLIGGCAMVVMLTWVRGTKLLTQKFRRDSIPTPALISMLEKSKPMRVKGTAVFLTSSPEIAPSALMHNLKHNKVLHERVWLLSVLTEDTPRVPASKRYQIEKLSEDFTRVILHYGYMQSPRVPAALASLRKAGLKFDIMTTSFFLGRWTIKPAPNSDMPVWQDRLFIALARQAANATDFFSIPSDRVVELGAQVTV from the coding sequence ATGGGGCAACAAATCGCGCAACAGCAGGGTTCTCCGGCGCCCGTGCAGCAGGACGCTGGGGAATCCGTCGTCCCACGAAAAACCGCCTTCTCCGGCCTGGCCCTCGGTTCCCTTGGCGTTGTGTTCGGTGATATTGGCACGAGCCCCCTCTACGCGCTGCGAGAATCGTTAAGTCACATCAAAGCCGCCGGGGTGACAGATAGCGGGGTCATTGGAACCGTATCCCTGCTTGTATGGGCGCTGTTCTTTACCGTGACTGCGAAATATGTGCTGTTTCTGATGCATGCGGATAATCGGGGCGAAGGCGGCATCCTCTCGCTGATGGCCCTCGCTCAATCGGCGCTAGGCCACGCCGTGGCGCCGGTGTTTTTCCTTGGCGTTGCGGGAGCGGCGCTGTTTTCCGGCGACGCGATCATCACGCCAGCGATTTCGGTGCTTTCAGCGATCGAAGGACTCGAACTCGTCACCCCGATTTTCTCGCCCTATATTCTGCCCGCGACCGTTATTATCCTGGTGTCGCTCTTTTGGGCTCAAAGGCGCGGCACCGCTCGCGTTGCCGCCTTTTTTGGCCCCATCATGGCGGTTTTTTTTCTTGTCATCGGAATATTGGGAGCGTCCCACATCGGCGACTCGCCGCGCATTCTCCACGCATTCAATCCCATCCTCGGCTTGGACTTTCTGTTCGGCCACGGCCTGCTCGGTTTTGTCGTGCTTGGCTCTGTTTTTCTCGCGGTCACTGGTGCCGAGGCGCTTTACGCGGACATGGGTCATTTTGGCCGCGCGCCGATTCAAACCGTGTGGATTCTGTTCGTGCTTCCGGCTTTAAGCTTGAACTATCTCGGGCAAGGGGCGCTGGTTCTCGCCAACCCGGCGGCGGTTGACAATCCGTTTTTCCTGCTCGCGCCAAAATGGGCTCTTCTACCCCTCGTCATTCTTGCCACGATGGCGACAGTGATTGCCAGTCAGGCGGTCATTACCGGCGCATTCTCTCTTGTGCGCCAGGCGATTCAGCTCGGCTTGCTGCCGCGCATGCTCATTTTGCATACGTCTGAGACGCAAGAAGGCCAGATCTTCCTTCCTCGCATCAACCGTCTGCTGCTGATAGGCGTTTTGGTGCTCGTACTCGTGTTCAAAACTTCAAGTTCGCTGGCCTCCGCCTATGGAATAGCGGTGACCGGCACGATGGTGGCGACCACCTCGCTTGCTTTTGTCGTAGTGTGGCAATGCTGGCGTTGGCCGGTTTGGCTCGCCGCCGTGTTCGTTTCGGGGTTTCTTGCCATAGATCTCGCGTTTCTTACGGCCAATCTCATGAAGATTGTTGATGGCGGCTGGGTGCCTCTGCTGATTGGGGGCTGCGCGATGGTTGTGATGTTGACATGGGTTCGCGGGACAAAGCTTCTGACGCAAAAATTCCGCCGTGATTCCATTCCGACACCCGCTCTTATAAGTATGCTGGAGAAATCAAAACCAATGCGGGTGAAGGGGACGGCAGTCTTCCTCACGAGTTCGCCCGAGATCGCGCCTTCCGCCCTTATGCATAATCTCAAACACAACAAAGTCCTTCACGAACGCGTATGGCTTTTGTCGGTTCTGACCGAAGATACGCCGCGGGTTCCGGCCAGCAAGCGCTATCAAATCGAGAAACTTTCCGAGGATTTTACCCGTGTGATCCTGCATTATGGCTACATGCAAAGTCCGCGTGTCCCCGCCGCGCTCGCCTCGCTTCGCAAGGCTGGCTTGAAATTCGATATCATGACGACATCGTTTTTTCTGGGGCGGTGGACCATCAAACCCGCCCCCAATTCGGATATGCCCGTTTGGCAGGACCGACTTTTTATCGCCCTGGCGAGACAGGCGGCGAACGCGACCGACTTCTTCTCAATCCCGTCCGATCGTGTCGTCGAGCTTGGTGCCCAGGTCACGGTCTAA
- a CDS encoding ABC transporter permease subunit, with protein MTGNATAERLTPGLPPGQKVRSSRPPSRLIPGLPLTLGYTLFYLSVLVLIPLAGLIYKTAELSWSEFWQTVTDPIVAASFQLTFTASAIAAIVNGIFGLIIAWVLVREPFPGRRFFDALIDFPFALPTAVAGLTFSQLYLADGWIGGFGRHVAGVINWLVGLAGFGPVLAQDALSWLNFPYSTTNTGIVIVLIFVGLPFVVRTVQPVLRDWDPEYEHAALSLGANRWTILRRVIFPEIFPAWLSGLALAFARALGEYGSVIFIAGNIPGKSQIAPLQIVTKLDDFRYAQATAIGVVLLFFSLLILLAINGVQWWARRHENSTAT; from the coding sequence ATGACAGGAAACGCGACGGCGGAACGCCTTACCCCAGGATTGCCCCCGGGCCAGAAGGTTCGCTCGTCGCGGCCTCCGTCGCGGCTCATTCCTGGGCTGCCGCTGACTCTCGGCTATACCCTGTTTTATTTGTCGGTTCTGGTTCTGATTCCGCTCGCCGGCTTGATTTACAAGACGGCGGAGCTGAGCTGGAGCGAATTCTGGCAAACCGTCACCGATCCGATTGTTGCCGCGTCTTTCCAGCTCACCTTCACCGCGTCGGCGATCGCCGCGATCGTCAATGGCATCTTCGGTTTGATCATCGCTTGGGTGCTTGTGCGCGAGCCATTCCCAGGCCGGCGGTTTTTCGACGCGCTAATCGACTTTCCATTTGCCCTGCCGACCGCCGTCGCGGGTCTGACCTTCAGCCAGCTTTATCTGGCGGATGGTTGGATCGGGGGATTTGGCCGCCACGTCGCGGGCGTTATCAACTGGCTGGTGGGTCTCGCCGGATTTGGGCCGGTTTTGGCGCAAGATGCATTGTCATGGCTGAACTTTCCTTATTCGACAACGAACACAGGTATCGTCATCGTCCTCATATTCGTCGGCTTGCCATTCGTGGTGCGGACGGTGCAGCCGGTTCTGCGCGATTGGGACCCAGAATATGAACATGCGGCGTTGAGTCTGGGAGCCAATCGATGGACGATTTTGCGGCGCGTGATCTTCCCTGAGATCTTTCCAGCCTGGCTCAGCGGATTGGCCTTGGCCTTCGCGCGCGCGCTCGGCGAATATGGTTCGGTCATCTTCATCGCTGGAAACATCCCGGGCAAGTCGCAGATCGCGCCTTTGCAAATCGTCACGAAGCTGGATGATTTTCGCTACGCTCAAGCGACCGCGATAGGCGTTGTTTTGCTTTTCTTTTCGCTTCTCATACTGCTCGCGATCAATGGCGTCCAATGGTGGGCGCGCCGCCACGAAAATAGCACCGCAACGTAG
- a CDS encoding UDP-glucose/GDP-mannose dehydrogenase family protein: MLIAMIGSGYVGLVSGACLADFGHTVVCIDTDAQKIEALKAGKMPIFEPGLQELVGNNVRQHRLSFSTDLASAVASSQAVFIAVGTPSRRGDGHADLSFVYQAARTIAAGLEGFTVVVTKSTVPVGTGDEVERIIRETRPDAEFAVVSNPEFLREGAAIDDFKRPDRIVIGVEDPRAEMVMREIYRPLYLNQAPFLFTSRRTSELTKYAANAFLATKITFINEIADLCEQTGANVQDVARGIGLDKRIGSKFLHAGPGYGGSCFPKDTHALIKTAQDYGTPVRIVEEVAAVNDQRKRAMARKVLAACGGTVRGKTIAILGLTFKPNTDDMRDSPAISIITALQDNGARIHAFDPEGMDQARLVLDDLTFFYDPYSCCEKADALVIVTEWDAFRALDLDRVKAALAAPVMVDLRNIYDPEDMARRGFVYSGVGRKASKGANPDS; this comes from the coding sequence ATGCTCATTGCTATGATTGGTTCCGGTTATGTAGGGCTCGTGTCGGGAGCGTGTCTCGCGGATTTCGGTCACACGGTTGTTTGCATCGATACCGACGCGCAAAAAATCGAGGCCTTGAAAGCCGGAAAAATGCCGATCTTTGAACCCGGCTTGCAAGAACTTGTCGGCAACAATGTGCGGCAACACAGACTTTCCTTTTCGACCGATCTTGCCAGCGCGGTCGCTTCGTCCCAAGCGGTTTTCATCGCGGTCGGCACACCGTCGCGGCGCGGCGACGGCCATGCCGATCTTTCTTTCGTTTACCAGGCGGCGCGGACGATTGCCGCCGGCCTTGAGGGGTTTACCGTGGTCGTGACAAAATCGACCGTTCCCGTGGGGACCGGCGACGAGGTCGAACGAATCATCCGCGAAACCCGGCCGGACGCCGAGTTTGCGGTTGTATCCAACCCGGAATTTCTCCGCGAAGGCGCCGCTATCGATGATTTCAAGCGGCCGGACCGCATCGTCATTGGCGTTGAGGACCCACGCGCCGAAATGGTCATGCGGGAAATCTACCGGCCGCTCTATTTGAACCAGGCGCCCTTCCTTTTTACGAGCCGCCGGACCTCGGAACTGACAAAATACGCCGCAAACGCTTTTCTTGCGACAAAAATAACGTTCATCAATGAAATCGCTGACCTTTGTGAGCAGACCGGCGCCAATGTGCAAGATGTGGCGCGCGGGATCGGCCTCGACAAGCGCATTGGTTCGAAGTTCTTGCATGCGGGTCCAGGTTACGGTGGCTCCTGCTTTCCCAAGGATACCCATGCGCTCATCAAGACGGCTCAGGATTATGGCACACCGGTCCGTATCGTCGAGGAGGTTGCCGCTGTCAACGATCAGCGAAAGCGCGCCATGGCCCGCAAAGTACTGGCTGCCTGCGGCGGGACGGTGCGCGGCAAGACGATCGCTATCCTGGGACTCACCTTCAAGCCGAACACGGACGACATGCGGGATTCTCCCGCGATTTCAATTATCACCGCGCTTCAGGACAATGGAGCGCGGATTCATGCCTTTGATCCCGAAGGCATGGATCAGGCACGCCTCGTGCTCGACGACCTCACCTTTTTTTATGATCCCTATTCCTGCTGCGAAAAAGCCGATGCGCTGGTCATCGTAACCGAGTGGGATGCCTTCCGTGCGCTTGATCTCGATCGCGTCAAGGCGGCTCTCGCGGCGCCGGTCATGGTCGATCTCCGCAATATTTACGATCCAGAAGACATGGCAAGGCGCGGCTTTGTCTATTCCGGGGTCGGCAGAAAAGCCTCCAAGGGCGCAAATCCGGACTCATAA
- a CDS encoding ABC transporter permease subunit, with product MAGAPAKNLVITASGKPAPPTEPRVRRIIVGITIAFLTLFIVLPVVNVFAQAFSKGINAYVSVFHVESPPEGAQLSPTERRKLATARSQAEKTWSSIRLTVAIAAVVVPLNIVFGLAAAWSVTKFRFKGRALLVSLIDLPFSVSPVIAGLIFVLLLGRSGVLGAWAPNLTWPDIFSLHWRGFTQDWWPFEFTKSYTGIIFTPFAIALASIFVTFPFVARSLIPLMETQGSDEEVAALSLGASGWRTFRKVTLPNVKWALLYGVILCTARTFGEFGAVSVVSGHIDSNDTMPLRIEKLWNEYNNQAAFSVASLLALLAVVTLVVQAIVERQTNTKTRQAEGVAKP from the coding sequence ATGGCAGGAGCACCGGCAAAAAATCTCGTCATAACGGCCTCCGGGAAGCCGGCTCCGCCAACCGAGCCGCGCGTCCGCCGGATCATCGTCGGGATAACAATCGCCTTTCTCACGCTCTTCATCGTGCTGCCCGTGGTGAACGTATTCGCCCAGGCCTTTTCAAAAGGTATTAACGCTTATGTGAGCGTCTTTCATGTGGAGAGCCCGCCCGAGGGCGCGCAGTTAAGCCCCACGGAGCGCCGCAAGCTCGCGACAGCGCGCAGCCAGGCCGAAAAGACCTGGAGTTCGATCAGGCTCACGGTCGCTATCGCGGCGGTCGTTGTTCCGCTCAACATCGTCTTCGGGCTGGCGGCCGCTTGGTCCGTGACAAAGTTCCGTTTCAAGGGGCGCGCCCTTTTGGTCTCATTGATCGACCTGCCTTTCTCGGTGTCGCCGGTCATCGCGGGCCTGATTTTCGTTCTGCTGCTTGGCCGGAGCGGCGTGCTGGGCGCTTGGGCTCCCAATTTGACATGGCCAGACATTTTCTCACTGCACTGGCGTGGCTTTACGCAAGATTGGTGGCCATTCGAGTTCACCAAGAGCTACACGGGGATCATCTTCACGCCATTCGCGATTGCCTTGGCGTCGATCTTCGTCACTTTTCCGTTCGTCGCGCGCTCGTTGATCCCGCTCATGGAAACCCAGGGGTCCGACGAAGAGGTGGCGGCGCTCTCGCTCGGCGCCTCGGGCTGGCGCACCTTCCGGAAAGTCACCTTGCCTAATGTGAAATGGGCGTTACTTTACGGCGTGATCCTGTGCACGGCGCGGACATTCGGCGAATTCGGCGCGGTTTCCGTGGTTTCCGGACACATCGATTCCAATGACACGATGCCGCTGCGCATCGAGAAACTCTGGAACGAATACAACAATCAGGCAGCGTTCAGTGTTGCGTCATTGCTTGCTTTGCTGGCGGTGGTCACCTTGGTTGTCCAGGCGATCGTTGAGCGCCAAACCAACACAAAAACCCGGCAGGCCGAAGGAGTAGCAAAGCCATGA
- a CDS encoding sulfate ABC transporter ATP-binding protein has product MSIEVSAITKTYNQFKALDNVSLKVGTGELVSLLGPSGCGKTTLLRVIAGMESADPGSGPVLFDGRDVSSEEVGKRRIGFVFQHYALFKHLSVFENVGFGLRAKPWRIRPKEAEIHAKVDELLHLVQLQNFVNRYPAQLSGGQRQRVALARALAVEPSVLLLDEPFGALDATVRRELRRWLRKLHSKIHVTTILVTHDQEEALEVSDRVAVMNQGRIEQFASPETIYDSPANPFVFKFLGSYNLFHARKPNGNGAAVVNPTDDANGVTFVRPHDIEIRRENSDGAGIAARISHIAFAGSLVNVELARMDDHAVIDAALPAHAYKDLGLKPEDKVFIRLHNTRSFEDDYSI; this is encoded by the coding sequence ATGAGCATCGAAGTGAGCGCGATTACCAAGACCTACAATCAATTCAAGGCGCTCGATAACGTCAGCCTCAAGGTTGGAACTGGCGAACTTGTCTCGCTGCTCGGGCCAAGCGGCTGTGGTAAGACGACACTGCTGCGGGTGATCGCCGGCATGGAATCAGCCGACCCCGGAAGCGGTCCTGTCCTGTTCGACGGCCGCGATGTTTCCAGCGAAGAGGTCGGCAAACGCCGCATCGGCTTTGTCTTCCAGCACTATGCGCTGTTCAAGCACCTAAGCGTGTTTGAAAATGTCGGGTTTGGCCTTCGCGCGAAGCCCTGGCGCATCCGGCCAAAGGAAGCGGAAATCCATGCCAAGGTTGATGAACTTTTGCACCTTGTTCAGCTGCAGAACTTCGTCAATCGCTACCCAGCCCAGCTCTCCGGCGGGCAGCGGCAGCGCGTGGCGCTTGCCCGGGCGCTTGCGGTCGAACCGAGCGTCCTTTTGCTCGACGAACCTTTTGGTGCTCTCGACGCGACGGTCCGCCGCGAACTACGCCGCTGGCTCCGCAAACTACATAGCAAGATCCATGTTACGACCATCCTTGTCACCCACGACCAGGAGGAAGCACTTGAGGTGTCGGATAGGGTTGCTGTCATGAATCAAGGGAGAATCGAGCAGTTCGCTTCACCAGAGACGATTTATGACAGTCCGGCCAATCCGTTCGTCTTTAAGTTCTTGGGCAGTTATAATCTCTTCCACGCACGCAAGCCCAATGGCAATGGTGCTGCGGTGGTAAACCCAACGGACGACGCCAACGGCGTGACGTTTGTGCGGCCTCATGACATCGAAATCAGACGTGAGAATTCTGACGGTGCTGGCATCGCCGCAAGGATCAGCCATATCGCCTTTGCCGGCTCATTGGTGAATGTCGAACTGGCGCGAATGGATGATCACGCCGTGATTGACGCCGCTCTGCCCGCGCATGCCTACAAGGACTTAGGCCTAAAGCCCGAGGACAAGGTTTTCATAAGGCTGCACAATACGAGGTCGTTCGAAGATGATTATTCGATCTGA
- a CDS encoding sulfate ABC transporter substrate-binding protein produces the protein MGEEVKILNVSYDPTRELYSDINSLFAERYKTRTGVSVTFEQSHGGSSKQARSVIDGLKADVVTLALGWDITAIERAGLIKPGWQEKLPYNSAPYTSTIGFLVRKGNPKNIKDWKDLTRSDVQAIVANPKTSGAARWAFLALWGVTAHAKTHDFSTLTGLKESQAAARTAKDFPIYKNAEARAVIETFYNKHVPVLDTGARGATVTFAQKQLGDVLINWENELWLAQEEFGKDKFDIVYPSSSILAEPPVAVVDEVVDKKGTRDIAEAYLKFLYTSEAQDAVGQLHYRPRDVEALKKYSKDLPPIPLFTIDESFGGWTNAHEAFFAEGALFDQLYKPATK, from the coding sequence ATGGGCGAAGAGGTGAAGATCCTTAACGTTTCTTATGACCCGACGCGGGAGCTTTATTCAGATATCAATAGTTTGTTCGCCGAGCGCTACAAAACCCGCACCGGCGTGAGTGTCACCTTCGAACAGTCGCATGGCGGATCGAGCAAGCAGGCGCGTTCGGTCATCGATGGGCTGAAGGCAGATGTTGTCACGTTGGCTCTCGGCTGGGATATCACCGCGATCGAGCGCGCCGGTCTGATCAAGCCCGGCTGGCAGGAGAAATTGCCTTATAATTCTGCGCCTTACACCTCGACTATCGGCTTTCTCGTGCGCAAGGGAAACCCAAAAAACATCAAGGATTGGAAGGATTTGACGCGTTCGGACGTGCAGGCGATCGTCGCCAATCCCAAAACAAGCGGGGCAGCGCGCTGGGCGTTCCTCGCGCTCTGGGGTGTGACAGCTCATGCGAAGACACATGATTTTTCCACACTCACGGGGCTGAAGGAATCCCAGGCGGCGGCGCGAACGGCAAAGGATTTTCCCATCTATAAGAATGCCGAGGCCCGCGCCGTCATCGAAACATTTTATAACAAGCATGTTCCCGTGCTCGACACCGGGGCGCGCGGCGCAACCGTTACCTTCGCCCAGAAACAACTTGGCGACGTGCTGATAAACTGGGAGAATGAGCTTTGGCTTGCCCAAGAAGAATTCGGCAAAGACAAATTCGATATTGTCTACCCATCGAGCAGCATCCTAGCCGAACCGCCCGTCGCCGTTGTCGATGAAGTCGTGGACAAGAAGGGCACAAGGGACATCGCAGAAGCCTATTTGAAATTTCTCTACACATCCGAGGCGCAAGACGCGGTAGGACAGCTGCATTACCGGCCGCGCGACGTCGAGGCCTTGAAGAAATACAGCAAGGATTTGCCACCGATTCCGCTCTTCACCATTGATGAGTCCTTTGGCGGCTGGACGAATGCGCATGAAGCATTTTTTGCCGAGGGTGCTTTGTTCGATCAATTATATAAGCCGGCCACCAAATGA